One region of Jatrophihabitans cynanchi genomic DNA includes:
- a CDS encoding YbhB/YbcL family Raf kinase inhibitor-like protein, producing MSLDRPAVQDPYEKLPQVGSFSVTSSDFADGDALPATFAYEGAADGAANRSPQLSWSGFPEGTKSFVVTCYDPDAPTPSGFWHWVLVDLPADTTSLAQGAGAAGAALPGNAFHVRNDWSSKDYGGCYPPDGDRPHRYYFVVHAVDVDSLGVDDEASAAVVSFNLVFHTLARAQVVGTFQR from the coding sequence ATGTCCCTCGATCGCCCCGCCGTGCAGGATCCGTACGAGAAGTTGCCGCAGGTCGGCTCGTTCAGCGTGACGAGCAGCGACTTCGCCGACGGCGACGCGCTGCCCGCGACGTTCGCCTACGAAGGTGCGGCCGACGGCGCCGCGAACCGCTCACCGCAACTGAGCTGGAGCGGCTTCCCGGAAGGCACCAAGAGCTTCGTCGTCACCTGCTACGACCCGGACGCCCCGACGCCGTCGGGGTTCTGGCACTGGGTGCTGGTCGACCTGCCGGCCGACACCACGTCGCTCGCTCAAGGCGCGGGCGCAGCCGGTGCCGCGCTGCCGGGCAACGCGTTCCACGTGCGCAACGACTGGAGCAGCAAGGACTACGGCGGCTGCTACCCGCCCGACGGCGACCGCCCGCACCGCTACTACTTCGTGGTGCACGCGGTCGACGTCGACTCCCTCGGTGTCGACGACGAGGCGAGCGCCGCCGTGGTGTCCTTCAACCTGGTGTTCCACACCCTTGCCCGGGCACAGGTCGTCGGCACGTTCCAGCGCTGA
- a CDS encoding PPOX class F420-dependent oxidoreductase produces MDAPGAVEFLRGNHRGTLATFRSDGRAQLSPVLAVVDDDGRVMISTREPAMKVRNLRRDPRVALAVFTDAFFGDWVQVEGTAEIVSLPEAMDLLVDYYRRGSGEHDDWDAYRAAMQRDRRVIIRFAIERAGPTVSG; encoded by the coding sequence ATGGACGCCCCGGGCGCGGTCGAGTTCCTGCGCGGCAACCATCGCGGCACGCTGGCCACCTTCCGTTCCGACGGTCGCGCCCAACTCTCCCCCGTGCTGGCCGTGGTCGACGACGACGGCCGGGTGATGATCAGCACCCGGGAGCCGGCGATGAAGGTGCGCAACCTGCGGCGCGATCCGCGGGTGGCGCTCGCCGTGTTCACCGACGCGTTCTTCGGCGACTGGGTGCAGGTCGAGGGCACCGCGGAGATCGTCTCGCTGCCGGAGGCGATGGACCTGCTCGTCGACTACTACCGGCGCGGGTCCGGCGAGCACGACGACTGGGACGCCTACCGCGCCGCGATGCAGCGCGACCGCCGGGTGATCATCCGGTTCGCGATCGAACGCGCCGGCCCTACGGTCAGCGGCTGA
- a CDS encoding acylphosphatase has product MTDVRLTVLVRGRVQGVGFRYWVRGAAGDLGLRGTATNLPDGRVEVIAEGPRAACEQLLDALGSDRPPGWVGDLTHTWGTAQGLTGFRAR; this is encoded by the coding sequence GTGACCGACGTGCGCCTGACCGTGCTGGTGCGCGGCCGCGTGCAGGGTGTCGGGTTCCGCTACTGGGTGCGTGGCGCGGCCGGCGACCTCGGGCTGCGCGGCACTGCCACCAACCTGCCGGACGGGCGGGTCGAGGTGATCGCCGAGGGACCGCGTGCCGCCTGCGAGCAACTGCTGGACGCGCTCGGCAGCGACCGGCCACCCGGCTGGGTCGGCGACCTCACCCACACCTGGGGCACCGCGCAGGGCCTGACCGGCTTCCGGGCTCGCTGA
- a CDS encoding GNAT family N-acetyltransferase, translated as MTLTIREQRPDEWAGIRALIDRAFAPDPAAGLLAQWVHEHGPVLSLVAEEEDLRLVGQVLFGTLQLVNDDDAVDVLCLSPLSVEAEFRGRGIARALVRHALAQLTDRPEPIVVLEGDPALYGKLGFRPASEFGIERPSDLIPEAAFQLVPLPAYRTGLRGQVRYPQYFFDIGAVGP; from the coding sequence ATGACGCTGACGATTCGTGAGCAGCGACCGGACGAGTGGGCGGGTATCCGGGCGCTGATCGACCGCGCGTTCGCCCCCGACCCGGCTGCCGGACTGCTCGCGCAGTGGGTGCACGAACACGGGCCGGTGCTCTCGCTCGTCGCCGAAGAGGAGGACCTGCGGCTGGTCGGGCAGGTGCTGTTCGGCACCTTGCAGTTGGTCAACGACGACGACGCGGTGGACGTGTTGTGCCTGTCGCCGCTGAGTGTCGAGGCCGAGTTCCGCGGACGCGGCATCGCGCGCGCACTGGTGCGGCACGCGCTCGCGCAGCTCACCGACCGACCCGAGCCGATCGTCGTGCTCGAGGGCGACCCGGCGCTGTACGGCAAGCTCGGGTTCCGGCCCGCGTCCGAGTTCGGCATCGAGCGGCCGTCCGACCTGATCCCGGAGGCGGCCTTCCAACTCGTCCCGCTGCCGGCCTACCGCACCGGGCTGCGCGGCCAGGTGCGGTACCCGCAGTACTTCTTCGACATCGGTGCCGTCGGCCCGTGA
- a CDS encoding MoaD/ThiS family protein, protein MPAQITVRYWAGARRAAGTAEESMSLNTIAELRATLNARAGMDRLATVVSFLVDGQQAGEAVRLHDGAVVDVLPPFAGG, encoded by the coding sequence GTGCCGGCACAGATCACCGTTCGTTACTGGGCAGGCGCGCGCCGCGCGGCCGGGACGGCCGAGGAGTCGATGAGCCTGAACACCATCGCCGAGCTGCGCGCCACGCTGAACGCCCGCGCCGGCATGGACCGGCTCGCGACGGTCGTGTCCTTCCTCGTCGACGGGCAGCAGGCCGGCGAGGCGGTGCGGTTGCACGACGGCGCGGTGGTCGACGTGCTGCCGCCCTTCGCCGGTGGGTAG
- a CDS encoding ABC transporter ATP-binding protein translates to MSLHFAGAVQRGQFRLDADLRVEPGEVLALLGPNGAGKTTLLRAVAGLLRVDTGRVELAGEQLDGPDVFVPADERKLGVVFQDHRLFPHLRVLDNVAFGLRTQHVNRGDAHRQAQEWLTRLGVGELARRRPGRLSGGQAQRVALARALACRPRALLLDEPLAALDVQTRAEVQGELREHLGAFAGPTLLVTHDPIEALLLAGRIVVLEHGEVVQQGSPAEITSRPLTPYVARLVGVNLYAGIAAHGVVRLDGGGTLVAPDAVDGRVLVALRPSALTVHTSEPHEVSARNVWPGRVESFAPLADRIRLTVRGEQNVLVDVTAAAVADLGLRLGSPVWLAAKATDVSAYPAPAAAGPVAG, encoded by the coding sequence GTGAGCCTGCATTTCGCCGGTGCCGTGCAACGCGGGCAGTTCCGGCTGGACGCGGACCTGCGGGTCGAGCCCGGCGAGGTGCTCGCGCTGCTCGGGCCGAACGGTGCGGGCAAGACGACGCTGCTGCGCGCGGTCGCCGGCCTGCTCCGGGTGGACACCGGACGCGTCGAGCTCGCCGGCGAGCAGCTGGACGGCCCGGACGTGTTCGTCCCGGCCGACGAGCGAAAGCTCGGCGTGGTCTTCCAGGACCACCGACTGTTCCCGCACCTGCGGGTGCTCGACAACGTCGCCTTCGGCCTGCGCACGCAGCACGTCAACCGCGGTGACGCGCACCGGCAGGCGCAGGAGTGGCTGACCCGGCTCGGGGTCGGCGAGCTGGCCCGCCGGCGCCCCGGCCGGCTCAGCGGCGGCCAGGCGCAGCGGGTCGCCCTGGCGCGCGCCCTCGCCTGCCGGCCGCGCGCGCTGCTGCTGGACGAGCCACTGGCCGCGCTCGACGTGCAGACCCGCGCCGAGGTGCAGGGCGAGCTGCGCGAGCACCTGGGCGCGTTCGCCGGGCCGACGCTGCTGGTCACCCACGACCCGATCGAGGCACTGCTGCTGGCCGGCCGGATCGTGGTGCTCGAGCACGGCGAAGTGGTGCAGCAGGGCAGTCCGGCGGAGATCACCTCCCGCCCGCTCACCCCGTACGTCGCCCGGCTGGTCGGCGTCAACCTCTACGCCGGCATCGCAGCGCACGGCGTGGTGCGCCTCGACGGCGGCGGCACGCTCGTGGCGCCCGATGCCGTGGACGGGCGCGTGCTGGTGGCGCTGCGGCCGTCGGCGCTGACCGTGCACACCAGCGAGCCGCACGAGGTCAGCGCCCGCAACGTCTGGCCCGGACGGGTCGAGTCGTTCGCGCCGCTCGCCGACCGGATCCGGCTGACCGTGCGCGGCGAGCAGAACGTGCTGGTGGACGTCACCGCGGCAGCGGTCGCCGACCTGGGCCTGCGGCTCGGTTCGCCGGTGTGGCTGGCGGCGAAGGCCACCGACGTGAGCGCCTACCCCGCGCCCGCGGCCGCCGGACCCGTGGCAGGCTGA
- a CDS encoding ABC transporter permease yields the protein MRHRRTPGGSGTPLLLVPPAVVGVLFLLVPTLAILVRAPWSSLGAIYRDNDVAAALKLSLVTSLQALLLSLVFGVPLAWVLARIRFPGLGLVRAAVTIPLVLPPVVGGVALFLALGRNGIVGRYLDDWFGITLPFSQHGVVLAETFVAMPFLVVTLEGAFRTADRALEEAAATLGARRLRIFTRVTLPLVVPSLVAGSVLCWARALGEFGATVLFGGNVPQSTQTMPTLILTAFQHQPEDAVALSLPLLLVAVVLLGALRDKWLRPAAAS from the coding sequence GTGAGGCACCGGCGGACGCCCGGCGGGTCGGGCACCCCGCTGCTGCTGGTGCCGCCCGCGGTGGTCGGCGTGCTGTTCCTGCTCGTGCCGACGCTGGCGATCCTGGTGCGCGCACCGTGGAGCAGCCTCGGTGCGATCTACCGTGACAACGACGTTGCGGCGGCGCTCAAGCTCTCGCTCGTGACGTCGCTGCAGGCGCTGCTGCTCTCGCTCGTGTTCGGCGTCCCGCTGGCCTGGGTGCTCGCCCGGATCCGGTTTCCCGGGCTCGGCCTGGTCCGCGCCGCGGTCACCATCCCGCTGGTGCTGCCGCCGGTCGTCGGCGGGGTCGCGCTGTTCCTCGCGCTCGGGCGCAACGGGATCGTCGGCCGTTACCTGGACGACTGGTTCGGCATCACGCTGCCGTTCTCGCAGCACGGCGTGGTGCTGGCCGAGACGTTCGTCGCGATGCCGTTCCTGGTGGTCACGCTGGAGGGGGCGTTCCGCACCGCCGACCGCGCGCTGGAGGAGGCCGCCGCCACGCTCGGTGCCCGCCGGCTGCGGATCTTCACCCGGGTGACGCTGCCGCTCGTGGTGCCCTCGCTGGTCGCGGGCTCGGTGCTGTGCTGGGCGCGCGCGCTCGGCGAGTTCGGTGCCACCGTGCTCTTCGGCGGCAACGTCCCGCAGTCCACCCAGACGATGCCCACGCTGATCCTGACCGCGTTCCAGCACCAGCCCGAGGACGCCGTGGCACTGAGCCTGCCGCTGCTGCTCGTGGCCGTGGTGCTGCTCGGCGCGCTGCGGGACAAGTGGCTGCGCCCGGCGGCGGCATCGTGA
- the modA gene encoding molybdate ABC transporter substrate-binding protein: protein MKRAAALLAALAVVVAGCSSSADPSGGARDGLAGSITVFAAASLTDPFRALGTQFEQAHHGTKIVFSFGGSSALATQIDEGAPGDVFASAATKNMSDVTEAGNAADPVTFAKNTMQIAAAPGNPEHVTSVADLAKPGIKVALCEATVPCGVVAAEVLAKAGVSVKATASEPDVKSVVAVVESGEVDAGVVYVTDVKAAGDKVVGVPIPDAQNATTDYPIATLNGSKNATLAKAFVDYVLSADGQRVLAAAGFGSP, encoded by the coding sequence ATGAAACGCGCCGCAGCCCTGCTCGCCGCACTCGCGGTTGTGGTCGCCGGCTGCTCGTCCTCGGCCGACCCGTCCGGCGGCGCCCGCGACGGACTCGCCGGGTCGATCACGGTCTTCGCGGCGGCCTCCTTGACCGACCCGTTCCGCGCGCTCGGCACCCAGTTCGAGCAGGCGCACCACGGGACGAAGATCGTGTTCAGCTTCGGCGGCAGCTCGGCGCTGGCCACCCAGATCGACGAGGGCGCGCCCGGCGACGTCTTCGCCTCGGCCGCCACCAAGAACATGAGCGACGTGACCGAGGCGGGCAACGCCGCCGACCCCGTGACGTTCGCGAAGAACACCATGCAGATCGCGGCGGCGCCCGGGAACCCGGAACACGTCACCAGCGTCGCCGACCTGGCCAAGCCCGGCATCAAGGTCGCGCTGTGCGAGGCGACGGTGCCCTGCGGCGTCGTCGCGGCCGAAGTGCTCGCCAAGGCCGGCGTCAGCGTCAAGGCGACCGCGAGCGAGCCCGACGTGAAGTCCGTCGTCGCCGTGGTCGAGTCCGGCGAGGTGGACGCGGGCGTCGTCTACGTCACCGACGTCAAGGCCGCGGGGGACAAGGTCGTCGGCGTCCCGATACCCGACGCGCAGAACGCCACCACCGACTACCCGATCGCCACCCTCAACGGCTCGAAGAACGCGACCCTCGCCAAGGCATTCGTCGACTACGTGCTGTCGGCGGACGGGCAGCGGGTGCTTGCCGCCGCGGGGTTCGGCTCACCGTGA
- a CDS encoding TOBE domain-containing protein, translated as MPGYRFREAAELLGVSDDTLRRWADSGRLQTTLDEAGRRSVDGAVLARFAEQNATPTPDAAPVHRESARNRFVGLVTRVVRDSVMAQVELQCGPYRVVSLMSREAADELQLEPGVTAIASVKSTNVVVEVPGAPA; from the coding sequence GTGCCCGGTTACCGGTTCCGCGAGGCCGCCGAGCTGCTCGGCGTCAGTGACGACACGCTGCGCCGCTGGGCCGACAGCGGCCGGCTGCAGACCACCCTGGACGAGGCCGGCCGGCGCAGCGTCGACGGTGCCGTGCTCGCCCGCTTCGCCGAGCAGAACGCGACGCCCACCCCGGACGCGGCGCCGGTGCACCGCGAGTCGGCGCGTAACCGGTTCGTCGGACTGGTCACGCGGGTCGTGCGGGACAGCGTGATGGCGCAGGTCGAGCTGCAGTGCGGGCCGTACCGCGTGGTCTCGCTGATGAGCCGCGAGGCCGCTGACGAGCTGCAACTCGAGCCGGGCGTCACCGCGATCGCGTCGGTCAAGTCCACCAACGTCGTGGTCGAGGTTCCCGGAGCGCCGGCATGA
- a CDS encoding amidase has protein sequence MTARQPSGPTSGPPSGPTAVQLAGQVRAGRGTARAATERALARIERHDARLGAFQVVRAAAALREADAVDARPDRAGLPLAGVPIAVKDNVPVAGEPMRAGSAGSDPTPQAADHEIVRRLRAAGAVVVGLTRVPELCVFAATDSGFGLTRNPWNRGRTPGGSSGGSAAAVAAGLVPLAHGNDGMGSIRIPAACCGLVGIKPGLGVVPAGLGGDSWFDMAENGPLATTVADCALMLSVLADRPSLARVADAGTLRIAVSTRAPMPLDPVDRDWASAARASAAVLREAGHSVVDADPPYGQVLSTSGLVRWLAGTALDARTLADRSKLAARTRRHAAAGALLLRAGLPRPRGPQRWRERAERFFAQYDVLITPTLAHPPIAARLWSERGWLANLWASSRYAPFAAPWNVAGWPAMALPAGVAPGGLPLSVQLVGRPGSEATLLALAAQLEQLRPWPRLAPDYR, from the coding sequence ATGACGGCACGCCAGCCATCCGGCCCGACATCCGGCCCGCCATCCGGCCCGACGGCCGTGCAGCTGGCCGGGCAGGTGCGCGCCGGGCGCGGCACCGCACGCGCGGCGACCGAGCGGGCGCTGGCGCGGATCGAGCGCCATGATGCCCGGCTCGGCGCGTTCCAGGTCGTTCGCGCGGCGGCGGCGCTGCGTGAGGCGGACGCCGTGGACGCGCGGCCGGACCGCGCTGGCCTGCCCTTGGCCGGCGTCCCGATCGCGGTCAAGGACAACGTCCCCGTCGCGGGTGAGCCGATGCGCGCCGGGTCGGCCGGATCCGACCCGACGCCGCAGGCCGCGGACCACGAGATCGTTCGCCGGCTGCGCGCGGCGGGCGCGGTCGTCGTCGGGCTGACCCGGGTGCCGGAGCTGTGCGTGTTCGCCGCGACGGACTCCGGCTTCGGCCTCACCCGCAACCCGTGGAACCGCGGCCGCACTCCCGGCGGGTCATCCGGCGGGTCGGCGGCCGCGGTGGCCGCGGGTCTGGTGCCGCTCGCCCACGGGAACGACGGGATGGGCTCGATCCGGATCCCGGCGGCGTGCTGCGGGCTGGTCGGGATCAAGCCGGGCCTGGGCGTGGTGCCCGCCGGGCTCGGCGGGGACAGCTGGTTCGACATGGCCGAGAACGGACCACTTGCCACCACGGTCGCCGACTGCGCGCTCATGCTGTCCGTACTGGCCGATCGGCCGTCGCTGGCCCGGGTCGCCGACGCCGGGACGTTGCGGATCGCGGTGTCGACGCGGGCGCCGATGCCGCTCGATCCGGTGGATCGGGACTGGGCGTCGGCCGCGCGCGCAAGTGCGGCGGTGCTGCGCGAGGCAGGACACTCGGTGGTGGACGCAGACCCGCCGTACGGCCAGGTGCTGTCCACGTCCGGGCTGGTGCGGTGGCTCGCCGGGACGGCGTTGGACGCGCGCACCCTCGCCGACCGCTCGAAGCTCGCCGCGCGCACCAGACGCCATGCGGCTGCCGGCGCGCTGCTGCTGCGCGCCGGGCTGCCGCGCCCGCGCGGGCCGCAACGCTGGCGGGAGCGGGCGGAGCGGTTCTTCGCGCAGTACGACGTGCTGATCACGCCGACGCTCGCGCACCCGCCGATCGCCGCCCGGCTCTGGAGCGAGCGCGGCTGGCTGGCCAACCTCTGGGCCAGCTCGCGGTACGCACCCTTCGCGGCCCCCTGGAACGTCGCCGGCTGGCCTGCGATGGCGCTGCCCGCGGGTGTCGCGCCGGGCGGCCTGCCCCTGTCGGTGCAGCTGGTCGGGCGTCCGGGCAGCGAGGCGACGCTGCTGGCGCTCGCGGCCCAGCTCGAGCAGCTGCGGCCGTGGCCGCGGCTGGCCCCGGACTATCGCTGA
- a CDS encoding aminotransferase class I/II-fold pyridoxal phosphate-dependent enzyme — MDGTAVLSALEERMAEPTARGLAAAVGRAVADGVLAAEDRLPPIRTVAAQLGLSPTTVSAAWAVLARAGTVHTAGRRGTVVTAHRAGPQRYRRAVGAHTPFALDLSGGTPDPELLPDLTAALRRVRPPLTPASYLDDPVLPELAALLRADWPFAAGRLTVVDGAMDALAQIVAAHLRFGDRVAVEQPAFPPLLDLLDAAGVAPVPVRIDERGPVPGELASAVRAGVRAVFLQPRAQNPTGASLTPDRLAELAAVLQAGDALLVEDDSAGPIATTPALSLGSALPERTLHVRSYSKSHGPDLRLAAIGGPAALVDPLVERRFLGQGWTSRLLQALLVDLLTHAPSLHAVARARRTYARRRTTVAGELARLGVDVWRGDGINMWLPVRDEAAALLLLATRGIGAAPGGPFQLGSSDRPHLRVTVGLVASGHREVAAALADAAAAGARPAPPR, encoded by the coding sequence GTGGACGGGACGGCGGTGCTGAGCGCACTAGAGGAGCGGATGGCCGAGCCGACCGCCCGCGGGCTGGCCGCCGCGGTGGGCCGTGCCGTCGCCGACGGGGTGCTCGCCGCCGAGGACCGGTTGCCACCGATCCGCACCGTGGCCGCCCAGCTCGGGCTCTCGCCCACCACGGTGAGCGCGGCCTGGGCGGTGCTGGCGCGGGCCGGCACCGTGCACACCGCCGGGCGGCGCGGCACCGTCGTCACCGCGCACCGCGCCGGGCCGCAGCGGTACCGGCGGGCCGTCGGCGCGCACACGCCGTTCGCGCTGGACCTGTCCGGCGGGACGCCCGATCCGGAGTTGCTGCCCGACCTGACCGCGGCGCTGCGCCGGGTACGTCCGCCGCTGACGCCGGCCAGCTACCTGGACGATCCGGTACTTCCCGAGCTTGCCGCGTTGCTGCGCGCGGACTGGCCGTTCGCCGCCGGGCGGTTGACCGTGGTGGACGGCGCGATGGACGCGCTCGCGCAGATCGTGGCCGCCCACCTGCGCTTCGGCGACCGGGTCGCGGTCGAGCAGCCCGCCTTCCCGCCGCTGCTCGACCTGCTCGACGCGGCCGGCGTGGCGCCGGTGCCGGTGCGGATCGACGAGCGCGGACCGGTGCCGGGCGAGCTGGCCTCCGCCGTCCGTGCCGGCGTGCGGGCGGTGTTCCTGCAGCCGCGCGCGCAGAACCCGACAGGAGCCTCACTCACCCCCGACCGGCTCGCCGAGCTCGCCGCCGTGCTGCAGGCAGGCGATGCGCTGCTCGTCGAGGACGACTCGGCCGGCCCGATCGCGACCACGCCGGCGCTCAGCCTCGGCAGCGCGCTGCCCGAGCGCACGCTGCACGTGCGCAGCTACTCCAAATCGCACGGCCCGGACCTGCGGCTGGCCGCGATCGGCGGGCCGGCAGCGCTCGTCGATCCGTTGGTGGAGCGCCGCTTCCTGGGCCAGGGCTGGACGAGCCGGCTGCTCCAGGCGCTGCTGGTGGACCTGCTCACCCATGCACCGTCGCTTCACGCCGTGGCGCGTGCCCGCCGGACGTACGCGAGGCGGCGCACCACGGTTGCCGGCGAACTCGCCCGCCTCGGCGTGGACGTCTGGCGCGGCGACGGCATCAACATGTGGCTGCCGGTGCGCGACGAGGCGGCGGCGCTGCTGCTGCTCGCCACGCGCGGGATCGGCGCGGCGCCCGGCGGGCCGTTCCAGCTGGGTTCGTCCGACCGTCCGCACCTGCGGGTGACGGTCGGACTGGTCGCGTCCGGGCACCGCGAGGTCGCCGCCGCGCTGGCCGACGCCGCGGCCGCCGGGGCGCGCCCCGCCCCGCCCCGGTGA
- a CDS encoding CoA-acylating methylmalonate-semialdehyde dehydrogenase — translation MSNRISHWIDGAHVAGSSGRTSPVFNPATGLRSADVDLASAAEVDTAIASAKAAAREWRSASLSRRSAVLFAFRQLLADNAGELAKIVTSEHGKVLADAAGEVARGLENVEFACGVPQLTKGGFSEQASTGVDVYSIRQPLGVVAGITPFNFPVMVPLWMAANAIACGNAFVLKPSEKDPSASLFLADLWKRAGLPDGVFTVLQGDKEAVDALVAHPDVAAVSFVGSTPIARYIYESGTRNGKRIQALGGAKNHMLVLPDADIDLAADAAVSAAYGAAGERCMAISVAVAVGEAGDRLVDAIAARLPKLKIGNGADPDSEMGPLITAAHRDKVAGYIAAGAESGARVVVDGRAGDVPAAGFFLGATLLDGVTPDMAVYTDEIFGPVLCVVRAGTYGEALELINANPFANGTAIFTRDGGAARQFQFDVEVGMVGINVPIPVPVAYYSFGGWKASLFGDTHMYGPEGVNFYTRGKVVTSRWPDPATSTIDLGFPQTR, via the coding sequence ATGAGCAACCGCATCTCGCACTGGATCGACGGCGCCCACGTCGCCGGCTCGTCCGGGCGCACCAGCCCCGTGTTCAACCCGGCCACCGGCCTGCGGAGTGCCGACGTCGACCTGGCCTCGGCCGCCGAGGTCGACACGGCGATCGCGAGCGCCAAGGCGGCCGCGCGCGAGTGGCGCAGCGCGTCGCTCTCGCGCCGCTCGGCCGTGCTGTTCGCGTTCCGCCAACTGCTGGCCGACAACGCCGGCGAGCTGGCCAAGATCGTCACGTCCGAGCACGGCAAAGTGCTGGCCGACGCGGCCGGCGAGGTCGCTCGCGGGCTGGAGAACGTCGAGTTCGCCTGCGGAGTGCCGCAGCTGACCAAGGGCGGCTTCAGCGAGCAGGCCTCGACCGGGGTGGACGTCTACTCGATCCGCCAGCCGCTCGGCGTGGTCGCCGGCATCACCCCGTTCAACTTCCCGGTGATGGTGCCGCTCTGGATGGCGGCGAACGCGATCGCCTGCGGCAACGCGTTCGTGCTCAAGCCGAGCGAGAAGGACCCGTCGGCGTCACTGTTCCTCGCCGACCTGTGGAAGCGAGCCGGCCTGCCCGACGGCGTGTTCACCGTGTTGCAGGGTGACAAGGAGGCGGTGGACGCGCTGGTCGCGCACCCCGACGTCGCCGCCGTCAGCTTCGTCGGTTCGACCCCGATCGCCAGGTACATCTACGAGAGCGGGACGCGCAACGGCAAGCGCATCCAGGCTCTCGGCGGCGCGAAGAACCACATGCTGGTGCTGCCGGACGCCGACATCGACCTGGCCGCGGACGCCGCCGTGTCGGCCGCATACGGCGCGGCGGGCGAGCGGTGCATGGCCATCTCGGTGGCCGTCGCGGTCGGCGAGGCGGGCGACCGGCTGGTCGACGCGATCGCGGCCCGGCTGCCCAAGTTGAAGATCGGAAACGGCGCCGACCCGGACAGCGAGATGGGGCCGCTGATCACGGCCGCGCACCGCGACAAGGTGGCCGGCTACATCGCCGCGGGCGCGGAGTCGGGCGCGCGCGTGGTCGTCGACGGCCGGGCCGGGGACGTCCCGGCAGCGGGCTTCTTCCTCGGCGCGACGCTACTGGACGGCGTCACGCCGGACATGGCCGTCTACACCGACGAGATCTTCGGCCCGGTGCTGTGCGTGGTGCGCGCCGGGACCTACGGCGAGGCGCTGGAGCTGATCAACGCCAACCCGTTCGCCAACGGCACCGCGATCTTCACGCGCGACGGCGGCGCGGCGCGGCAGTTCCAGTTCGACGTCGAGGTCGGCATGGTCGGGATCAACGTCCCGATCCCGGTGCCGGTGGCGTACTACTCCTTCGGCGGCTGGAAGGCCTCGCTGTTCGGCGACACGCACATGTACGGGCCGGAGGGTGTCAACTTCTACACGCGTGGCAAGGTCGTCACATCGCGGTGGCCAGATCCGGCGACCTCGACGATCGACCTCGGTTTCCCGCAGACCCGCTAG